A window from Triticum aestivum cultivar Chinese Spring chromosome 6D, IWGSC CS RefSeq v2.1, whole genome shotgun sequence encodes these proteins:
- the LOC123142119 gene encoding uncharacterized protein (The sequence of the model RefSeq protein was modified relative to this genomic sequence to represent the inferred CDS: added 36 bases not found in genome assembly) codes for MTGLHDERATGEPRRSKRSRPEAKAAEPPARRGPRSSAQASSCEGCATIFAPSRPSGFGGCGRGSSARTPRGGPGSPPKPEHSAPPNWHRTAYRLHNRVVRDTSNRKLAPSRYDNGIEIKHDPTWQTPTCARVALEHYNNMNQGDEHEMVKPVSSHVFVFNGIWFHANFLAKRKGATNCVDLVPKYFFAELEIVGTKKLSCVSCVKLDPGDPKNIGGCSLCYENIMHPAGGGYHGAQPRSVRHAPGGQQISFKF; via the exons ATGACCGGCCTCCATGACGAGCGCGCCACCGGCGAACCCCGGAGATCCAAGCGGTCCAGGCCGGAGGCGAAGGCGGCGGAGCCTCCGGCACGCCGAGGGCCACGCTCCTCCGCCCAAGCGTCGAGCTGCGAGGGTTGCGCGACCATCTTCGCCCCCTCACGGCCATCGGGATTCGGAGGATGTGGCCGTGGCTCCTCCGCCCGCACGCCGCGTGGAGGCCCCGGCTCCCCGCCCAAGCCCGAGCACTCCGCCCCCCCTAATTGGCATCGCACCGCATACAGACTCCACAACCGCGTCGTCCGGGATACCAGCAACCGCAAGCTCGCCCCCAGTCGCTACGACAACGG GATAGAAATTAAGCATGATCCAACATGGCAAACTCCGACGTGTGCACGTGTGGCTTTGGAACACTACAACAACATGAATCAG CATGTCTTTGTCTTCAATGGCATCTGGTTCCATGCAAATTTCCTTGCTAAGCGAAAAGGAGCCACCAACTGCGTTGATCTCGTCCCCAAGTACTTCTTTGCTGAATTGGAAATCGTGGGGACGAAGAAACTATCTTGTGTTTCATGTGTTAAGCTTGACCCAG GTGATCCCAAAAACATTGGTGGTTGTAGCCTGTGCTATGAGAATATCATGCATCCTGCTGGGGGTGGATACCACGGTGCCCAACCTCGATCTGTTCGACATGCTCCTGGTGGCCAACAGATTTCATTCAAGTTCTGA